GGCATTTCCACGATAAGGCTTCTTTACTCAGCGAGATGTCGGATTTCGTGATGGCATCGCGGCACAATACACCTGTTCCTAAGGAGAAGCATCGGTGGCCTGAGTGGTTTTCACAGAATGCAAGAGACTTCAGGAACGCCCTTCTTGCCTATCGTGACGGAGCAAGGCTTCATGCCGGTTCCAGACCGAGTGAGATCGAACTGCACCGCGTAGAAATCAAGATTCAATACCTCATGAGCGGGGGGATGCCAAGAGACGAAGCTCTAATGGCGCTGCTTGCAGCAGGTCAATTCACGCTGGGTTGCGTCATGGAGGAGCAGGCTCGCCAGCACGTGGAGACTCATGAGACTGGCAGCCAACTTCCTGTTGCCACGCGACCCACCAACGACCTTGCTCATGTTGTCGACCTGGTTGCGACAGATGGAAGTATAGCTTTTGAATTCGGCTTGAAACTGTTGGTTGACGGTTTACGCAAACGAACTCATGAGCGGGCCGCTAGCCAAAGGTAGATTCGCGAGCTGACATTAGCGAAATTATCCTTGACGCTTTTGTCGTACCTTTTAGAACCACTTCTCTTGTTCGGGATTATGCTTGTTATCGACCTTGTCTACTTCATGCGGAGCGACGATTATCACCTTGCAAATATATATCCACGATCAAGCGAAGACAGGCTTTAGGTGCTGGCCCACCGCTACCGGAGGAAAATCGCTAGCGATCAAGTCGAACTCCGATGCAGTCGACACAAATGCCCTCGTCCTCCCTGCTCTTCCTCCAGCAGGATGAGGCCGCAAGAGACAAAGGAGCCAGCCGGACATTCAGTTCCGGACAGAACTCATGTACTTGCGTGGGTACTCGCCCGTGCTTCGTTTGAAGGCTGTGCTAAACGCACTGGAGGATTTGTAGCCTACGGTGTCAGCAATATGAGTGAGAGGATGTTCCCCACTTCTCAACAGCTCTTTGGCCAAAGCTATTCTCCAGCGAATCAGGTAATCAACGGGGGGAGTACCGACAACCTTCCGGAAGCGCGCTGCAAACACGGAGCGTGACAGTCCTGCGATTGAAGCAAGACTGTCGATCTTCCAAGGCATAGATACTTCCTTTTGCATAGCCCGTAGTGCGACTGCAAGTTGAGGATCCGATAAGCCGGCGAGCAGACCGCTTATGTCATGTTCAGGGCTCGAGATTAAGCAACGGAGAACCCGCATAAGAAGGATGTCCAGGAATCGTGAGAGAACGAGAGTTCGGCCAGGAAGCTGTTGACTCGCTTCTTCCGACACGAGTTGCAGGAGTAAGCGGAACTGTGACGCATCAGCGTCCGAAGTCGCGACATGGACCACAGGAAGTAGCAGGTCGGTCAGCAGGTCCGGGTTGTCGGGATTGAGCAGAAAATAACCTGGCATGATCCTCACTGAACAATGCTGCCCATCACCAACCACCAGACAGTCGCTTGTTGCGGCTGCTAACGCCGGCTCCGCTTTCAGAGGTGAGACGTTCACATCGCTTGCAAGCGAGTAGTCCGAGGGTCGCGATAGAAAGAGGAAATCGCCAGCTTCGAGCAAGACGTTGGCCGCACCCTCTTTGATCAGTAAACAACTGCCGGCGAGGATCAGTCCAAAGTTTATGGATGGGTACCGAGCGAAATTTCTTGGACTCATCGCCATTCGTCGAGCGAGACTGGACACCGATAAGTCTTTGTCAAGATTGTCCGCCATCCAGACGAGGAGGTTGCCGATCGATTTTTGTGCCAGCAATGTCG
This Granulicella sibirica DNA region includes the following protein-coding sequences:
- a CDS encoding TetR/AcrR family transcriptional regulator C-terminal domain-containing protein; protein product: MAKIRREEVIAAALDLLNEVGLDALSTRRLAQRLRVESPTLYWHFHDKASLLSEMSDFVMASRHNTPVPKEKHRWPEWFSQNARDFRNALLAYRDGARLHAGSRPSEIELHRVEIKIQYLMSGGMPRDEALMALLAAGQFTLGCVMEEQARQHVETHETGSQLPVATRPTNDLAHVVDLVATDGSIAFEFGLKLLVDGLRKRTHERAASQR
- a CDS encoding cupin domain-containing protein, with the translated sequence GTSAIDLALALVEEDLGTNAAAEAAKHLLLFLRRSSTQPQLSTTLLAQKSIGNLLVWMADNLDKDLSVSSLARRMAMSPRNFARYPSINFGLILAGSCLLIKEGAANVLLEAGDFLFLSRPSDYSLASDVNVSPLKAEPALAAATSDCLVVGDGQHCSVRIMPGYFLLNPDNPDLLTDLLLPVVHVATSDADASQFRLLLQLVSEEASQQLPGRTLVLSRFLDILLMRVLRCLISSPEHDISGLLAGLSDPQLAVALRAMQKEVSMPWKIDSLASIAGLSRSVFAARFRKVVGTPPVDYLIRWRIALAKELLRSGEHPLTHIADTVGYKSSSAFSTAFKRSTGEYPRKYMSSVRN